In Lacibacter sp. H375, one DNA window encodes the following:
- a CDS encoding CIS tube protein, with protein MTLKAFGNADFSDSSALPDGEFTVQVNPESYTLTHTIEYTEQQAGGTSAAQPRYSSSRPQNLEFDFLFDATGVLNGDGIPAAESGVPVVTVVHSIVDTINKLKKVVYDFVGETHETPYVKIYWGTMLFKCRLTNLSITYKLFKPDGTPIRASAKCSFIGAVEDVQRTAAENAQSPDLTHVRRVKHGDTLPFMCYTIYGDENLYLQVAAVNQLNHYRDIKVGQELFFPPVEKIKA; from the coding sequence ATGACCTTAAAGGCATTTGGCAACGCAGATTTTAGTGATAGCAGCGCACTGCCGGATGGAGAATTTACTGTACAGGTAAATCCTGAATCTTATACCCTTACACATACGATTGAATATACAGAGCAGCAAGCAGGTGGTACAAGCGCTGCACAGCCACGTTATAGCAGCAGCCGTCCACAAAATCTTGAATTTGATTTCTTGTTCGACGCAACAGGTGTGTTGAACGGTGATGGTATTCCTGCTGCAGAAAGTGGCGTTCCTGTTGTTACAGTTGTTCATTCAATTGTCGATACCATCAATAAACTGAAAAAGGTGGTGTATGATTTTGTAGGAGAGACCCACGAAACACCATACGTAAAAATCTATTGGGGTACCATGTTGTTTAAATGCAGGTTAACAAACCTGAGTATTACTTATAAATTATTCAAACCCGATGGAACACCTATTCGTGCATCAGCCAAATGTTCGTTCATAGGTGCGGTGGAAGATGTGCAACGTACAGCTGCAGAAAATGCACAATCACCGGACCTGACACATGTGCGTCGTGTAAAGCACGGCGATACATTACCCTTTATGTGTTATACTATTTATGGAGATGAAAATTTATACCTGCAGGTTGCTGCTGTTAATCAACTCAACCATTACCGTGATATAAAAGTGGGACAGGAACTTTTTTTTCCACCAGTTGAAAAAATAAAAGCATGA
- a CDS encoding DUF5908 family protein yields the protein MPVVINEIQITAYVNETGNTENRQQRGRSEGEKKDDETKKESLVKICVEEVLRILKEKEER from the coding sequence ATGCCAGTTGTTATTAACGAAATACAGATCACTGCTTATGTAAATGAAACCGGTAATACGGAAAACAGGCAGCAACGTGGACGAAGTGAAGGCGAAAAGAAAGATGATGAAACAAAAAAAGAATCGCTTGTGAAAATTTGTGTGGAAGAAGTATTGCGCATTTTAAAAGAAAAAGAAGAACGTTGA
- a CDS encoding phage tail protein, translated as MPFEYPLTGFHFLVTFELFPQSPVDVRFQEVAGLSVSMGTESINEGGENRFSHKLPTRANFSDITLKRGLFEYSELYRWVKNAMENFEFRPLNLTISLLNEVHAPVYMWRVYNSIPTKWELSSFNANNSEVVVETLVLSCAYFSPINR; from the coding sequence ATGCCATTTGAGTATCCGCTTACCGGTTTTCATTTTCTGGTAACCTTTGAGTTGTTTCCGCAATCGCCTGTTGACGTACGTTTCCAGGAAGTGGCAGGCTTGTCTGTAAGTATGGGAACAGAATCGATCAACGAAGGTGGTGAAAACCGATTCTCACATAAGCTGCCAACAAGGGCAAACTTCAGTGACATTACATTAAAGCGTGGTTTGTTCGAATACTCTGAACTCTATCGATGGGTAAAAAATGCAATGGAAAATTTTGAATTCCGTCCATTGAATTTAACAATCAGCCTACTCAACGAAGTACATGCACCCGTGTATATGTGGCGTGTGTATAACAGCATACCAACCAAGTGGGAGTTATCATCTTTCAATGCCAACAACAGCGAAGTAGTGGTGGAAACACTTGTATTGAGCTGTGCTTATTTCTCACCCATTAACCGTTAA
- a CDS encoding phage tail protein: MATYPLSKFHFRVEWGGTRIGFTEVTGLDKSLDVIEYRDGASPEYSKIKMPGLQKFSNVTLKRGTFESDNEYYAWLNTVQMNKIERRDLIISLLNEQHEPVMVWKVKNAFPVKVQSSDLKADGNEVAIETMELAHEGLVIELP; this comes from the coding sequence ATGGCAACTTATCCTTTATCAAAATTTCATTTCCGGGTAGAATGGGGAGGCACACGCATTGGTTTTACCGAAGTAACCGGTTTAGATAAAAGTCTGGATGTAATTGAATACCGTGATGGTGCAAGTCCTGAATATTCAAAAATAAAAATGCCGGGTTTGCAAAAGTTTTCGAACGTAACACTTAAGCGGGGAACGTTTGAAAGTGACAATGAATATTATGCATGGCTAAACACCGTGCAGATGAATAAGATCGAACGAAGAGATCTGATCATCTCATTGTTGAACGAGCAGCACGAACCGGTAATGGTATGGAAAGTAAAGAATGCTTTCCCGGTAAAGGTGCAATCATCCGATCTGAAAGCCGACGGTAACGAAGTGGCCATTGAAACAATGGAACTCGCACACGAAGGTTTGGTTATTGAACTTCCATAA
- a CDS encoding phage tail sheath C-terminal domain-containing protein yields the protein MALTVKTPGVYIEEVPKFPPSIAQVETAIPAFIGYTAKADEYGPGDLKNKAVKISSLLDYETYFGGAPSLAVSQVTVDALNNFKSAIISQALFMYDSLRMFFKNGGGDCYIVSVGSYTDPKSKNDFLDDGKGLKVIEKVDEPTLLIFPDNSLLTNGNDYYEVYQEALLQCENLKDRFVVMDVKNNDYKGDAFRSSIGINNLKYGAVYTPWLEVIMPRQIKYSDFMNTAASPNRFQREGVNITLSQIYTGGEAAITDQIAKVVSAIADNGKVATSITAIRGASATVAERYTVLENALSATPDPTNLQNVMDFLFDVAREIDKLTGATADAVSSNLKPGFETTITSLGNAYSKVISYEVEADAELSGAYTVQHSISSPTHANWGTIFSAPPASLNVMTGADDAAMIRSIIPLLRTEFNFINSYLSSAIVKTAALTEQEADKGLAIVLPAYKAILDGIQNTKTILPPSGSVTGIYAFVDRTRGVWKAPANVSISGIIGPAFTFNAGQLDALNIDVTAGKSINAIRAFTGKGTLVYGARTLAGNDNEWRYVSVRRLFNMIEESVKKATEQFVFEPNDANTWTKVKAMISNYLTVLWRQGALAGAKPEHAFYVACGLGATMTAVDILEGKLIVEIGLAAVRPAEFIILRFSHKMQES from the coding sequence ATGGCATTAACAGTAAAAACTCCAGGTGTGTATATTGAAGAGGTACCGAAATTTCCTCCTTCCATAGCACAGGTTGAAACCGCAATTCCCGCTTTTATAGGTTACACCGCAAAAGCAGATGAGTATGGTCCCGGTGATCTCAAAAACAAAGCAGTAAAGATCAGCAGCCTGCTTGATTATGAAACTTATTTTGGCGGTGCACCTTCATTGGCGGTTTCGCAAGTGACTGTTGATGCATTGAACAATTTTAAATCGGCCATCATCAGCCAGGCGTTGTTTATGTACGATTCGCTGCGGATGTTTTTTAAGAATGGTGGTGGCGATTGCTACATTGTATCCGTTGGCTCTTATACCGATCCGAAATCGAAGAACGACTTCCTCGATGACGGAAAAGGGTTGAAAGTGATTGAGAAAGTAGATGAACCAACTTTGCTCATCTTTCCCGATAATTCATTGCTGACAAATGGTAACGATTATTATGAAGTGTACCAGGAAGCATTACTGCAATGTGAAAATCTGAAAGACAGGTTTGTAGTGATGGATGTAAAGAATAATGATTACAAGGGAGATGCATTCCGAAGCAGTATCGGCATCAACAATTTAAAGTATGGAGCTGTGTACACGCCTTGGTTGGAAGTGATAATGCCACGCCAGATCAAGTACAGCGATTTTATGAATACAGCCGCTTCTCCCAATCGTTTTCAGCGGGAGGGTGTAAATATTACGTTGAGCCAGATCTATACAGGCGGAGAGGCCGCCATTACAGACCAGATCGCAAAAGTTGTTTCTGCAATTGCTGACAATGGAAAAGTTGCGACATCAATCACAGCAATAAGAGGTGCATCAGCAACAGTAGCAGAACGATATACTGTTTTGGAGAATGCACTGTCTGCAACACCCGATCCAACCAATCTTCAAAACGTAATGGATTTTCTGTTTGATGTGGCGCGTGAAATAGATAAACTTACCGGCGCAACAGCTGATGCTGTAAGCAGCAATCTGAAACCGGGTTTTGAAACAACCATCACGTCATTAGGTAATGCATATTCAAAGGTCATCAGTTATGAAGTGGAGGCAGATGCAGAATTGAGCGGTGCTTATACTGTACAACATTCCATCTCTTCACCCACACATGCAAACTGGGGCACCATCTTTAGTGCGCCACCTGCTTCTCTGAATGTAATGACGGGTGCCGATGATGCAGCCATGATCAGAAGTATTATTCCTTTGCTTCGAACCGAATTTAATTTCATCAACAGTTATTTATCAAGTGCAATTGTGAAAACCGCAGCACTTACAGAACAGGAAGCAGATAAAGGATTAGCCATTGTATTACCTGCATACAAAGCAATACTTGATGGTATTCAGAATACAAAAACCATTCTTCCTCCATCAGGATCAGTAACAGGTATTTATGCATTTGTTGACCGCACACGAGGTGTATGGAAAGCGCCTGCAAATGTGAGCATCAGTGGTATCATCGGGCCGGCATTTACATTTAATGCGGGACAATTAGATGCATTGAATATTGATGTAACAGCAGGTAAATCCATCAATGCTATCCGTGCATTCACTGGAAAAGGAACATTGGTCTATGGTGCAAGAACATTAGCAGGTAATGATAATGAATGGCGCTATGTTTCTGTACGCAGGTTGTTTAATATGATTGAAGAGAGTGTGAAAAAAGCAACCGAGCAATTTGTGTTTGAACCCAACGATGCAAACACCTGGACGAAAGTAAAAGCCATGATCTCAAATTATCTCACCGTATTATGGAGGCAAGGTGCATTAGCAGGTGCAAAACCTGAGCATGCGTTTTATGTTGCCTGCGGACTTGGAGCTACAATGACGGCAGTGGATATACTTGAAGGAAAATTGATTGTAGAGATTGGTTTAGCAGCGGTTCGTCCTGCAGAGTTTATCATCCTACGCTTCTCACATAAAATGCAGGAGTCTTAA
- a CDS encoding DUF4255 domain-containing protein has protein sequence MLRNGAATPTGIVVAANIAKAEELTSVTSKIVMSLVNIEEDRISKHPSNSFPSPTGTGVEYKNPPVLVNLYVLFSVNRDYTDDALLYLSYVMQFFQHKNIFTAQNSPGLFTDTMQPVRQISSELVTLNFEQVNHLWASLGGKYLPSVLYKIRQVVIDDRFVQNGGGIILEIETIAKDKTPTVI, from the coding sequence ATGCTCCGAAATGGAGCAGCAACTCCAACCGGAATTGTGGTGGCTGCTAATATTGCCAAAGCAGAAGAACTCACTTCGGTTACTTCCAAAATTGTTATGTCATTGGTGAATATTGAAGAAGATCGTATCAGCAAGCATCCATCCAATAGTTTTCCATCGCCAACAGGAACAGGTGTTGAGTATAAGAATCCTCCTGTGCTTGTGAATTTATATGTGTTGTTTTCTGTTAACCGTGATTATACAGATGATGCATTGCTGTATCTCTCTTATGTGATGCAGTTCTTTCAGCATAAAAACATATTCACAGCACAAAACAGTCCCGGGCTGTTTACAGATACAATGCAACCTGTTCGGCAAATCAGTAGTGAGTTGGTGACACTGAATTTTGAACAGGTGAATCATTTATGGGCAAGCCTCGGCGGAAAATATTTACCATCAGTGTTATATAAAATACGCCAGGTAGTAATTGACGACAGGTTTGTGCAGAATGGCGGCGGAATTATTCTTGAAATTGAAACTATTGCAAAAGACAAAACTCCAACTGTAATATGA
- a CDS encoding PepSY-like domain-containing protein — protein MKNVFSFLIFLIFSHAASNAQQIFSVPDIVKQSFDKQYPDAKDLKWSGGIDNHVVRFTLGERKLKADYTPKGDWVSTEEQVKLEALPDVVQQGFKNSKYKDWTLKDVLTVTKPRIEANEYYIIVQKSVLNKKKLVFDTKGRLYEELLSL, from the coding sequence ATGAAAAATGTTTTTTCTTTTTTGATCTTCTTAATTTTCTCGCATGCTGCTAGTAATGCACAACAGATATTTTCAGTGCCTGATATTGTGAAACAAAGTTTTGATAAGCAATATCCTGATGCAAAAGATCTGAAATGGAGTGGAGGAATAGATAACCATGTTGTACGGTTTACGTTAGGTGAAAGAAAGCTCAAAGCTGATTACACACCCAAAGGCGACTGGGTTAGCACTGAAGAGCAGGTGAAACTGGAAGCATTACCGGACGTGGTGCAGCAAGGGTTTAAAAATAGCAAATACAAAGACTGGACTTTGAAGGATGTACTTACAGTTACAAAACCACGGATCGAGGCAAACGAATATTACATCATCGTACAGAAATCTGTGCTCAATAAAAAGAAATTAGTATTTGATACAAAGGGAAGATTGTATGAAGAGTTGCTGAGTTTATAG
- the rsmI gene encoding 16S rRNA (cytidine(1402)-2'-O)-methyltransferase, protein MLILVPTPIGNLKDITLRALEVLQEADLILAEDTRTSGVLLNHYNIQKPISPYHQHNEHKIVQHLVDQLKEGKKMALLTDAGTPGISDPAFLLVRECIKNDIAVETLPGATAFVPALVNSALPTTRFTFEGFLPQKKGRMTALKQLAEEERTMIFYESPFRLLKTLNDFMQYFGEDRLCCVSRELTKKFEENKRGTLKEVHDHFAAKAIKGEIVIVVAGKE, encoded by the coding sequence ATGTTAATTCTTGTTCCCACTCCAATTGGAAATTTAAAGGATATTACACTCCGTGCTTTGGAAGTGCTGCAGGAAGCTGATCTTATTTTGGCAGAAGACACACGCACCAGTGGAGTGTTATTGAATCATTACAATATTCAAAAACCCATCTCACCTTATCACCAGCACAATGAGCATAAAATTGTGCAGCACTTGGTAGATCAATTGAAAGAAGGTAAGAAGATGGCTTTACTCACCGATGCTGGTACGCCGGGAATCAGCGATCCAGCGTTTCTGCTCGTTCGTGAATGTATAAAGAATGATATTGCAGTTGAAACATTGCCAGGAGCCACTGCATTTGTGCCAGCGCTTGTGAATAGCGCACTGCCAACCACCCGTTTTACATTTGAAGGATTCCTTCCACAAAAAAAAGGAAGGATGACTGCACTCAAACAATTGGCGGAAGAAGAACGTACCATGATCTTTTACGAATCGCCTTTCCGTTTGTTAAAAACGCTCAATGATTTCATGCAGTATTTTGGCGAAGATCGTTTGTGTTGCGTGAGTCGTGAGCTTACCAAAAAGTTTGAAGAGAACAAACGTGGTACATTAAAAGAAGTGCATGATCATTTTGCTGCCAAAGCCATCAAAGGTGAAATTGTTATTGTCGTTGCAGGTAAAGAATAA
- the purS gene encoding phosphoribosylformylglycinamidine synthase subunit PurS, producing MTYTVQVKVMPLKDLLDPQGKAVMGGLSNLGLQGVADVRIGKNISMQIDAATADDAKAIAEEAAKKLLANPVMEQYEISVN from the coding sequence ATGACGTACACAGTTCAGGTGAAAGTAATGCCACTCAAAGATTTATTAGATCCCCAAGGTAAAGCTGTAATGGGTGGATTAAGTAATTTAGGTTTACAAGGTGTGGCTGATGTACGTATTGGAAAAAATATCAGCATGCAGATCGATGCAGCTACTGCCGACGATGCAAAAGCAATTGCTGAAGAAGCTGCAAAAAAACTCCTCGCCAACCCGGTGATGGAGCAGTACGAAATTTCAGTTAATTGA
- a CDS encoding CDP-alcohol phosphatidyltransferase family protein — translation MKQIPNLFTLLNLVFGCIAIILILQPGESITTINGENLVINLPEKMAYASFFIFAAGIVDFLDGFLARLMKASSEMGKQLDSLSDCVTFGVAPSMIMYQLLRMSYLKEETAFDTSIWLLLPAILIAGGAAWRLAKFNIDERQSISFRGVPTPITGFMVAALPLVVFYNSWDLAQFVLNRWVLYTITILISYLMVSDLPIMSLKFKDYSFKGNRPKIILAVISIILAVVFQWAAIPLIYLTYVALSLLLRKQIS, via the coding sequence ATGAAACAAATTCCAAATCTTTTTACGCTGTTGAATCTTGTATTCGGTTGTATTGCAATCATTCTTATTCTTCAGCCCGGCGAATCAATTACAACGATCAATGGAGAGAACCTTGTTATTAATCTCCCGGAGAAAATGGCGTATGCGTCTTTCTTCATTTTTGCTGCTGGTATTGTTGATTTTCTCGATGGGTTTCTTGCCCGTTTAATGAAGGCATCATCCGAAATGGGTAAGCAACTCGATTCGTTGAGCGATTGTGTGACGTTTGGTGTAGCGCCATCAATGATCATGTATCAACTGCTGCGCATGAGTTATCTTAAAGAGGAAACAGCTTTCGATACATCTATTTGGCTTTTATTGCCAGCTATACTCATTGCTGGAGGTGCAGCATGGCGCCTTGCAAAGTTCAACATCGATGAACGTCAATCCATTTCTTTTCGTGGAGTGCCTACACCCATCACCGGTTTTATGGTAGCAGCCTTACCATTGGTAGTTTTTTATAATAGCTGGGATTTGGCGCAATTTGTATTGAACCGCTGGGTATTGTACACCATCACTATTCTTATCAGCTATTTAATGGTTTCCGATCTGCCCATTATGAGCTTGAAATTTAAAGATTACAGCTTTAAGGGAAATCGGCCCAAGATCATACTGGCGGTTATCTCCATTATTTTGGCGGTCGTTTTTCAATGGGCGGCTATTCCGCTTATTTATTTAACCTACGTTGCTTTATCTTTGCTGCTTCGTAAACAAATCTCATAA
- a CDS encoding aminopeptidase P family protein produces MKFQPIKPELFTKNRERFIKAMQPNSIAVFVSNDEWPMNGDALHAYKQNSDLFWLTGVMQEDSMVILFPDNPDPKYREVLVLVRPNELKEKWDGKRLRANEVRGISGIQTIVWLDSIEGLLQAWVHLADNIYLSSNENDRKASPIRSRDYRFIDEMKAKYPLHNFQRAAKIMRELRPIKTAEEIELMQKAMDITDVTFRRLLGFIKPGVLENEIEAEIYHSFLSQGSTGPAYGSIIASGDNARTLHYVNNNGECKDGELILMDFGAEYGGYCADLTRTVPVNGKFTRRQKTVYNACLNIHNYCKSILKPGITIVDYTNKVGEEATQQFLKIGLLKKTDVKNEDAENRAYRKYLYHGISHHLGIDVHDLGTKTEPVKAGMVFTIEPGIYIEEEQMGVRIENNFWITRNGNKDLMKNIPITVEEIEALMKK; encoded by the coding sequence ATGAAATTTCAGCCCATTAAGCCCGAACTGTTTACAAAAAACCGTGAACGTTTTATCAAAGCCATGCAGCCAAATTCAATTGCTGTTTTTGTAAGCAACGATGAGTGGCCCATGAATGGTGATGCATTGCATGCGTACAAACAAAACAGCGATCTATTTTGGCTTACCGGTGTGATGCAGGAAGATAGTATGGTGATCCTCTTCCCCGATAATCCGGATCCAAAATACAGGGAGGTGTTGGTGCTTGTTCGTCCCAACGAATTAAAAGAAAAGTGGGATGGTAAACGCTTACGTGCAAATGAGGTAAGAGGGATTTCAGGTATTCAAACAATAGTTTGGTTAGATAGTATTGAAGGATTGTTACAGGCATGGGTACACTTGGCTGACAACATTTATTTAAGCAGCAACGAGAACGATCGAAAAGCGTCGCCTATCCGTAGCCGTGATTATCGTTTCATTGATGAGATGAAAGCAAAATATCCTCTGCATAATTTTCAACGTGCTGCAAAAATTATGAGAGAGTTGCGTCCAATTAAAACTGCAGAAGAGATAGAACTGATGCAGAAGGCAATGGATATTACTGATGTAACATTCCGTCGCTTACTCGGTTTCATTAAACCTGGTGTATTGGAAAATGAAATTGAAGCTGAGATCTATCACTCATTTTTATCGCAGGGATCAACTGGTCCTGCTTACGGAAGTATTATTGCCAGTGGTGATAATGCAAGAACATTGCACTACGTTAACAATAACGGAGAATGTAAAGATGGTGAATTGATATTGATGGATTTTGGTGCAGAGTATGGTGGTTATTGCGCCGATCTTACACGCACTGTCCCAGTGAATGGTAAGTTTACACGCCGGCAAAAAACAGTTTATAATGCATGCCTGAACATTCACAACTATTGCAAGAGCATTCTTAAACCAGGCATTACCATTGTTGATTACACAAATAAAGTGGGAGAAGAAGCAACACAACAGTTTTTAAAAATTGGTTTGTTGAAAAAGACAGATGTGAAGAATGAAGACGCAGAGAATAGAGCTTACCGTAAATATCTCTACCATGGTATTTCGCATCATCTTGGAATTGATGTACATGATCTTGGTACAAAAACAGAACCTGTAAAAGCAGGTATGGTATTCACTATCGAACCCGGTATTTATATTGAAGAAGAACAAATGGGTGTGCGTATTGAAAATAATTTCTGGATCACCCGCAATGGAAATAAAGATCTCATGAAGAATATTCCCATTACTGTTGAAGAGATTGAAGCATTGATGAAGAAATAA
- the pckA gene encoding phosphoenolpyruvate carboxykinase (ATP), which yields MSIPSVFFPEQKLLKLGLKLSSNIHYQLSPEELAEQTINRGQGRYNDTGALCINTGKFTGRSPKDKFIVLDDITKDTVHWNDFNQAIDEKYFHILYKKMMDYLGKKDELWVRDSYACADNNYRLNIRVVNENAWSNLFAYNLFLRPTDEELESFEPDWHIIQAPNFTANPETDGVRNCNFSIVSFTHKMILIGGSGYTGEMKKGIFTVLNYLLPQQKNVLSMHCSANVGQDADVAVFFGLSGTGKTTLSADPARKLIGDDEHGWNHGSVFNFEGGCYAKCIDLTAEKEPEIFHAIRPGALVENVQFFEGSNKIDFSSKAITENTRVSYPLHFISNALEPAVGGLPKNIFFLTCDATGVLPPIAKLTQGQAMYQFISGYTAKVAGTEAGVTEPKSTFSACFGAPFLPLHPAKYAEMLGKKMAENKVNVWLVNTGWTGGSYGVGNRIKLSYTRALISAALNGELNDVDYENMPVFNLAIPTACSAVPLEILNPRNTWTDKAAYDAKAKSLAEQFITNFKKYASGSGEEILAAAPQV from the coding sequence ATGTCTATACCAAGTGTATTCTTTCCTGAGCAGAAACTATTGAAGCTCGGTTTAAAACTATCGAGTAATATCCATTATCAACTCAGCCCAGAAGAGTTAGCCGAACAAACAATTAACCGTGGACAAGGCAGGTACAACGACACGGGTGCGCTTTGTATCAATACTGGTAAGTTCACCGGTCGCTCCCCAAAAGATAAGTTCATTGTACTTGATGATATCACAAAAGACACGGTTCATTGGAATGATTTTAACCAAGCCATTGATGAAAAATATTTCCATATTCTTTATAAAAAGATGATGGATTACCTGGGCAAAAAAGACGAATTATGGGTGAGAGATTCCTATGCCTGTGCCGACAATAACTATCGTCTCAACATTCGTGTAGTGAATGAAAATGCATGGAGTAATTTGTTTGCCTATAATCTTTTTCTTCGTCCCACAGATGAAGAACTGGAAAGTTTTGAACCTGATTGGCATATTATACAAGCCCCCAATTTTACAGCCAACCCCGAAACCGATGGTGTGCGCAACTGCAACTTTTCTATTGTAAGCTTTACTCACAAAATGATCCTGATTGGTGGCAGCGGCTACACAGGTGAAATGAAGAAAGGAATTTTTACCGTGCTTAATTATCTGTTGCCTCAGCAAAAGAATGTATTGAGCATGCATTGCAGTGCGAATGTTGGACAGGATGCTGATGTTGCTGTGTTCTTTGGATTAAGCGGCACTGGTAAAACAACCTTAAGTGCAGATCCTGCACGTAAATTAATTGGCGACGATGAGCATGGATGGAATCATGGTTCCGTTTTTAATTTTGAAGGTGGCTGTTATGCCAAGTGTATTGATCTTACTGCCGAAAAAGAACCGGAGATCTTTCATGCTATCCGCCCCGGAGCATTAGTAGAAAATGTTCAGTTCTTCGAAGGTTCAAATAAAATTGATTTCAGCAGCAAAGCCATCACCGAAAATACAAGAGTAAGTTATCCCTTGCATTTTATCAGCAATGCTTTGGAGCCTGCTGTTGGTGGTTTACCAAAAAATATTTTCTTTCTTACCTGCGATGCAACAGGCGTTTTACCTCCTATTGCTAAACTTACACAAGGTCAGGCAATGTACCAGTTCATAAGTGGCTATACTGCAAAAGTTGCGGGTACAGAAGCTGGTGTTACAGAACCTAAATCAACCTTTAGTGCATGCTTTGGCGCACCTTTCCTCCCATTACATCCGGCAAAATACGCAGAGATGTTAGGTAAGAAGATGGCTGAAAATAAAGTGAATGTTTGGCTGGTGAATACCGGTTGGACAGGCGGTAGTTATGGTGTTGGTAATCGTATCAAACTTTCATACACAAGAGCATTGATCAGTGCGGCATTGAATGGTGAATTGAATGATGTGGACTATGAGAACATGCCTGTGTTCAATCTTGCAATTCCAACTGCATGTAGTGCAGTTCCGTTAGAAATATTAAATCCCCGCAATACCTGGACAGATAAAGCAGCTTATGATGCAAAAGCGAAGTCTTTAGCTGAACAGTTTATAACTAATTTCAAAAAATATGCTTCCGGCAGTGGCGAAGAAATTCTAGCCGCAGCGCCGCAAGTGTAA
- a CDS encoding deoxynucleoside kinase — protein sequence MAKSKKPKHVAIAGNIGAGKTTLTEMLAKHYKWIPQFEDVDHNPYLNDFYEDMPRWSFNLQIYFLNNRLNQVLEIQRGTETVIQDRTIFEDAHIFAPNLHDMGLMGKRDFENYFSFFSTLKTMVSPPDLLIYLKASVPTLVAQIQKRGREYEENIRLDYLKKLNEYYNKWIDQYKEGSLLVIDVDQNKFAENEEHLGEIINRIDSQLYGLF from the coding sequence ATGGCGAAAAGTAAAAAACCAAAACATGTGGCTATTGCCGGTAACATCGGCGCTGGAAAAACGACCCTTACTGAAATGCTGGCAAAGCATTACAAATGGATACCCCAGTTTGAAGATGTGGATCATAATCCCTACCTCAACGATTTTTACGAAGACATGCCACGGTGGAGTTTTAACCTGCAGATTTACTTTTTAAACAATCGCCTAAACCAGGTATTGGAAATTCAACGTGGAACAGAAACCGTTATACAAGACCGTACCATTTTTGAAGATGCACACATCTTTGCACCCAATCTTCATGATATGGGATTGATGGGCAAACGTGATTTTGAGAATTACTTTTCATTCTTCTCCACATTAAAAACAATGGTTTCTCCTCCTGATCTGTTGATCTATTTAAAAGCATCGGTACCAACGTTGGTAGCACAGATTCAAAAGCGAGGCAGAGAGTATGAAGAAAATATCCGACTTGATTATCTCAAAAAACTCAATGAGTATTATAACAAGTGGATCGATCAATATAAAGAAGGAAGTTTATTGGTGATTGATGTTGATCAGAACAAATTTGCAGAAAATGAAGAGCATTTAGGTGAGATCATAAATCGCATCGATTCGCAGTTGTACGGATTGTTTTAG